The genomic segment CAGcttataataataaatgatatCATCCTATATCTCAATGACGTTCTTGATGAAGTTGACAGACCCAGTAGTAGTGATAAGTATGATAAGTATGTGACAATTCTGCAGTGGGATATTTATGATTATTTACTACTTTAATGTTGCATTTTAAATATACTAATACCTTGTTTTTGTTGAATTTATGGAATCACAGAACTAATGTAAGTACAAATGTTTAGTTAttatttcataacttttattaccaatatgaaaaaacaataaTGAAGTGGATGAAAAATTATCAGTATGCTGCGGCCCACTTAAAAACCAGAAAATCCCATGAAGCCCACCCGATCTTAAATCTTCTAATTGAAACACAAGGCAAACTGATGTATTTCTCTGAAGAAtgtattaaaaaacataaacaacacacACTGTTGGCTATTCATTGCTAATCCTACCCAGTCTTAAGCAAAGTGTTAAGGCCAATCTGTGACCCACCTGCCTGGGACACAAACTTTAATACAGGAGCGGTAAATTCAGGTCAGAGTAATGAGCACTATCACAACATAACCAACTGCTATTACCATTTTTACTTCACTTTTTATACgaataatacatttatataaatatgtaatGGTACTTACTTGCAAGTAATTTCAAACTGAATTTCTGCCGTTCCCGGGGCCCCTCTTGTAATATCTTTGCTGCCCAACAGGGGGGGGCCAGGCCCACACTTTGTGAATCACTATTAGTATATTTAGACCTACTTTGAAACAGGGTTTGTATAAAGCTCTGCAGTTACTTTGAGTTATGCTGGAGTTTGTGtgaatgaataaaattaaaaggagGTTACTTGgataataaagtaaaaaaatagcAGCCTAATGGCTTTAAATACatcaaaactaaacaaaaaatagataactttcaattttattttgacaAAAGTCTACCAACAATTTATGCTTACTGCTTAAATATCAGTGCTGGTggtgaaataaaacatttgtcCATGCACTgttaaattcttctttttcttccattactttttcaaaaaaattCAGACTCCATAGATACGCAAAGTACTCAATACTAGCCATTTATCTGTGCTTCCACCACAACAGAGGTTTACTAAAATCAAAAAGACAGTTTTCACAATCATCACCGTTTTTGGGAGATGGACAAAAGAGCTGAGTGCAGATCCAGAGCTGTGTGTTTATGTCACCTAGTCATGACTACCGATTGATTTATGTAATATCCATGTGGGCAGGCACAACCAAAGGGGCATCGGACCCTCAATGACAATAAGTGACATCAAGACCAAATAACTCCTGGCGTTGTTATTTTGGGACCCGTTAACTTGGGATGTGAAGCAACTACCAATAAGAGGAAAGAATACCGCTGATTGATATATGAGGGTGTGGTGATAGATGGACAGCATTCCCATGGTAAGAATTTGCCACAATGACTTAGCAGGTATAGTTAAAAAACTAGAATTATAGCCTTAAAGAAACAACAGATTCTAAAAGATGGATGCTTCACACGCATCTTTAATCCTGCAGCACAAAACAGTCACACTTTGACCAAAGCTTTAACGTAAGAACTCGAGATTAGCATCATCAACTTAGATGCCACCAGTCATGAAATATGGCCACAATCCCCTCTTCTTTTCCAGAGTTGTGGCTtcaaatgtttttgcagaacaCTCTGATGTCACAGTAAAGTCATCCTTTGACATTTTGGATAGAAAAAGTCGTAATGTTATCCTATTAAACCTTAATGTAATATGTTCTCAAACACAGCATATGAACTATAGAGttatagcaaaaaacaaaccaaaaaaccccccaaaaaacagccacaaTAACCTCTGATCACCAAATTCTAATAAGTACTTGGGTCCCTCAAGGCTTCCTTGCATTCACCAAAAAGGGATTTTAACAGCCTGAAATAAATAATACCTCTGCTCCAAACATTTCTGTTGCTAGTGCAAATGAATCAAATGTCATGTTATCACTGCTTCCCTTTAAGTGGGAAAGAGTGCTGGCATTATAATACAAGCTAATTATTCAATGCTACTTGGATTGGATTGCTCTCTTTCACTTGTTAATACCAGCAATAATCGATCTAATTTCTGTGACCAGGTCGAAATCAGTCACTCACCTTTGAGAGGGCGATGAAGGATAAAACAGCCACTGCAGTGAACATGATGGTGGGAATCAGCATGACCACAGCTGAGCCAATGTTGGTGCTGAAGAAGGTGATGGTGGCCAGCCAACCGCTGAAGAAGAAGCACAGAAGAATCATCATATGCTCACAATACATTCAGCTTGATAATGCTAGATAATTCTGATATAGGATTTTTAATACTGATACCAAAATATTTAGAGACTATTGTTACAAGCTGTGAATTACTCATTGATGCTGTGCCTAAAgcctgatttagacttctgcagAAAATCTACATCCTAACTTTACAACCTGAAACCAGAAACCCCTCTTAACCCTACATCGCAACCTTCCATGCCATTGAGCCAACATATAAAAGCTGAATGTCAGGTTACAGTGTAGAGTTAAAAAGAGTTTTCAGTTACATCGAAAGCTACGACATAGATTTCCTGCCGAAGAATAATTCAGGCATGATTCTGTTCAGGTCAGctggttgttgtgtttgtggagttCAAAACAGCCTGATCAAAATGGAAGTTGCAGAGAGCCTTCTGCTGGACAAACTCTGTGTTTGcctgaagggtgtttctcctggggttgctgtagctcaggaggtataGCAGGCCATCTGCTAATGGTGGCTCGAACCCTGGCTACTCCAGTCTGGATGCCAAATGTCCTTGGGCATCCAATGCATCCATTGTAGTATGAATGTTAAATAGAAAGAACCTTTACATAGAAAAAGCTTAGAAAAaggtgcttgtatgaatgggtgtgaattGGTGAATGAGGGAAGTTGTTTAAAGCCCTTTGAGTATTCAGATAGAATAGAAAAGTGCTATggaagaatcagtccatttaccatctgTCTCTTCTTAGAAATATACATACAAATATATTGGTCATTTGCTCATGCCAGTGTATGGGCTGTATTCTTGTTTTCACACTGCTCATATTTAATAATCATTTTgttgttaatattattattagtgtgaaacAAAAAGGacttaaaaggggaaaaaactgcTTGTATACCTGCTTTTTAATATTTCCCGTTTCTCTTCAGTACATCAATGTTAAACATAATACAAATACAGGTCAAGCTGCTCAGTTTTAACACAGATgagagaaaaagctgaaattgtaATGAATAAGTGGAGAAATGCAACAAAGAGAAATGATGGGATGTCATTCGTAGGCTTCACGACCGCCAGATAAACACCCGTGACAATTTTAGATGTTTAGTCTGAAAACGCTTCTCTACATTAttaaatgaaagaagaaaaaacatgttaTGTTATGCTCTGGATGTCTCCTGTAGTTCCTGTAGTCATCACTGGGGAAAACCCTAACACTAACTCTAAACCTAGGTGATGGGAATATAgaattttttcatttattaaattcTTCTCCCACATCTCGGCAATCAGGGAAGAAAACAACCATGCATCAAAGTTAATCATATTTTATcaccaaaaaaaatatttaagaatTAGGAATTAAAGTTTGATGGCTTAGACCTCAGAAGGATAATGAACCTCTTTAAAGCCTCAttggtttagaaaaaaaattattttttgaacCAAAGTGTATGCTTTAGATTAGATCACTAAGTATACCCCTTGATTCAGGTGCTTCTAGAATCATCTTTAGCAACAATAagacaagaaaaataaacaacataaaTGCCAGTTAATTTCCATTTCATCTGTATACATCACTTTTAATAAACCAGTACAAACTCTTACCACACTCCCCAGCCTGGAATGCCAACAGTCTGGATAatactgatcaccacctgggccatgaagacgaagaagaaagcCATGAAGTTGAATGAGCTGTCGGTCCTGCACGGGGAGAGTAATCGTCAGAAATGATCTGATTCAGCGGAACAGCAGGAAGAAGTGTAACTCAGAGGGAAACGCACTTACTTCAAGGCCTTGTAGATGGGCCTGAACCAGCACACGTAGGAACAAGGGGTGAAGAGGATGAGCCACAGGATAGCCATGCCAAAGTTGGTAGCTCCACCTCCTCCACACATCCATGCCAGGCAACCAATCAGATTAACAGCTAGCGTGGCACTATGCACTATCAGCATCACAGAGAGGAAGAAcgacaaaaacataaaagagtgaggaaagaaacaaacaaaaaacgctACAGCAAACACCCCACAGGCTCCATCATTACTCATAACTCAGCAGGATTTAATCACTATGAAGACCAACAACTACGCACTGCCATATTTCCAGTTCTACATTCAAGACTTAAactacaataataaaatatgatATAGAGGTACATTTTATTCAGCATACAATTTCCACCAAACATAACGTGTACACTAAACTATCTTTTCACCAGACTTACATTTTTGCTTCAAATAGCAGAACCTATGTGATAATGAAAAACATACCATAATACTCATGTGACTGTAATAACTTGACACTACTACCTACTTTTACAATTTGTGTACAAATTGTGTTTTCCATTAATTAGTTAAGAGTTAGTGGATCTCAGATAATAGTGGGAAATAAATAAAGGGCATAAATGTTTTTGGAAATCATTCCTACCGTTCACTATAAAACTGTACAGTAATTCCTCCTtctgtgaaattaaaaaaatatagttGAAGGTCCTCATTTTCTGCCCGTGGGACCTCAATTGGGCTTCAGATTTGTGAACAGTTTGTCAGTCAAAACACAAACCACTAAGTAAATGTGTGAGTTAAATCATTTTCAAACTTTAGCCCTCAAAATAAAAACCAcagtaaaatgaaaacagtgGTTATCTGGCTCTGTGACATAATGTGAGACCGGCCAATCTAGTTTCCCAGCTGCACGGACTGTTTGCACTCTTTAGTTCTCATAATATTTTGggtaaaacaaagcagcacagcatgaggaggaagaggagtagACAGGTTAACAGGTTACAGCTAGATGCATGCAAATACCGACTGCTTCCAAATGCAAAGCAAATAAAAAGCAGTTCCTGCAGGTACACTCACAGATCCAGAGGTAGTAGAGCCTCTTGCACATAGTGCGGTGTTGGTCTGGGATCTCGTTGAAGTCTTGGTAAAAACATGGCTTAAGGGGGATGAAGCGAGGAAGGGGAGGGAAGTTGTTTTCTAGGACACAGAGACGTGATTCAGTGCTTCACATCAAGAAGAAATCAAGTCAAGAGAGGTGCATGAGCTTTTATTCAACCTTTATAAATGGGGCGATTGTGCATAAAGATGGATAAATGGGGGGAAGCTCACCTGCCATGATTCACTGCTTTCCTCCACTTGTAAACCAGGCACACAGACTTCTTCAATCTCAGCTGCCTTGAAAACCAAACTGCAGAGAAGGAGAGAAGTGCATGATTAAGTGTAACATCACTTACTATCCCGGCCCTGCTTGTAAGCAACAAGCCACAATCACTGCAATATGAGTCTTTGACATCCTGACACGATTTGGAGAGAGGAGGTACCCATGGTGGTACCCAGCCTCCAGAGGAGCATCAGATAGACTGAGATGAACCTGTTTTCTTGGTCACATATTTTAGCAGTGTAATGCGTGCTCCAGGACACAGTGTGGCCTTGTCGTGATCTCGAATGTATATCCTTTGGGATTCACAATAGGCGTTTGAAAGGCCTATTGAGATTAAAGCCTGGATTATATAGACGTTACTCTCTGGTTATCGCGTTTTTCTTGCTAATAGGCCATAATCAGCTACCTTCCATATTTAACTGTGTTAGAAAATCATATTTGTAGCGCATGTCATGGTGGACGCATGGTGGATTGAAGGGCATCTTTCTAGCACAGATAAACCAATCTATGCCACGAAAATGCAGTCTGGCTGAAGTTGCTTTTATTCATTGTGAATCTCCGGCTGTCTTAGACGTGTATTTCGTTCGGCTGAtggcagtgatgctgcagtgggGTAGTGCATTGAGATTACAGGCGATGGAGAAGCGTCCTTCAGCCTGCGCGACAGGCTGCTGCATTggggcttcttcttcttgttcatCATCCGGACGTCGAGCAAGTCGAGCACAAACTCTTCGCAGTAAACAGCCCGGCCTACAAATTTCGAGGTTTTACCGAAGCTAGAATccgctaaaaaaaataaaataaaaaaatccaataTTTTCCCTCCCTCTCTAGCTGAAGACCAATGAATGAAAATGCGGTGTCCTACCTCCAGTTCAGTCCGTGAATGTCGCTAGAATACCTCCGTCCGTTTAAATTGCATCCTACGATTTGATCTGTATTAAAACACTGTGGCGGAAACAGCTAGATCTAGCGCTAATCACACGAAAATGTCGCGTATTTCCTCAAACGATGGGTTTGGGAGTAAGAGGCGGGCACGTGATGTATGGTCTTTTCATTACGTACATACCGGCCCCCTCCTCACCGCTGGGTTGTGCCCGCCCGGGTAGGACCAGGGCCCTGGCAAAACAATGGATTTGTTGCTGACCTGACCTGACCAATCAGaaaggagaaatattttagCTCTTAACCAATAGGTTGACAGTGTTAAAAATCAGAGGAGGCATTACACAACCTGACCTGATTGGCTGCCTGTTATCATATACTTCTATAATAAAGATACCGCTTTACTAGTAgtataaatacatttcaatGTACTTTTCCCCCACTAgtggtagtagtagtagtagtagtttttaatatatatacaagtgcaataaaataaatcaaaataaaacaaaaaataataataaaataaaacacacttgATAAGTACAAttactttttttgtaattttgcatcTGTACACAAAGATAATGGATTTCAAATCAAACACTCAAATTTTGATTCAGGAACTTTTTTATATGTACCCCCTATTTTCAGAGGCTCGAAACATGTACAATTATACAACAAGTTATTTGATGATTAGATGAGGTCACTCGTTATTCCGTGACAGGATAGGCAGATAGTTGGAGCTGCATTTAGTAGCAGTGCACTGGCATGCTCAATATGAGGTCTAAAGAGATGTCACTGCAAGCAAAGGAGAC from the Oreochromis niloticus isolate F11D_XX linkage group LG7, O_niloticus_UMD_NMBU, whole genome shotgun sequence genome contains:
- the scamp5a gene encoding secretory carrier-associated membrane protein 5, which encodes MAENNFPPLPRFIPLKPCFYQDFNEIPDQHRTMCKRLYYLWILHSATLAVNLIGCLAWMCGGGGATNFGMAILWLILFTPCSYVCWFRPIYKALKTDSSFNFMAFFFVFMAQVVISIIQTVGIPGWGVCGWLATITFFSTNIGSAVVMLIPTIMFTAVAVLSFIALSKVHNFYRGSGGSLGKAQEEWATGAWKNPHVQQAAQQAAMGAAQGAMQQNQYSAAPTYNYDEPM